One window of the Labilibaculum sp. genome contains the following:
- a CDS encoding DUF5723 family protein: protein MIKFIYKTSIAGLIFLFLSVSASAQKMNNTLYLMQNVPQSNQLNPAIQPECKVFVGFPALSSIYLNYSNSSFAYSDIIKDGTGIRKDSLVVDINSFHDALQTTNFVSQQFELTLFALGIRAKDYFFTLDVIEKEDSRFSFDQEMVTFLKDGNASYRGKTANWGGLGLDASYYHEVALGVSKKINDKWTVGIKGKMLFGIANMHMEDSDMSVFTSASGNEIVLNSEHRLRVSMPINQIGLDADGYVNDIDIDGDDYDADFFANTDNKGFAVDLGMTYQMDEKTRLYASILDIGSINWKTDGHEFSQKGSFTWTGADWSQSGNSNDPNYREIEDVFEDLTDSIADEFRVSNGIDSYRVGLPAKIYLGGTHDLNKRVNVGALSRTEIFNGKIQSSLTLSANARFFRNLSTTLSYSVVNNSYNNIGFGLATKLGPTQFYVVSDNVMAALKPNTAHLANIRFGINFLFGCKDKTKNKNSCSFEDEIKNKKKPLYK, encoded by the coding sequence ATGATTAAATTTATATACAAAACATCTATAGCAGGATTGATATTTCTGTTTTTATCTGTTTCGGCTTCAGCCCAAAAAATGAACAACACTTTGTATTTAATGCAAAATGTTCCTCAGTCAAATCAGTTGAATCCGGCCATTCAACCCGAATGCAAAGTTTTCGTTGGCTTTCCGGCGCTGAGTTCAATTTATCTGAATTACAGCAACAGCAGCTTTGCTTACAGCGATATAATTAAAGATGGTACAGGAATCAGAAAAGATTCTTTAGTTGTTGATATCAATAGCTTTCACGATGCATTGCAAACAACCAATTTTGTGTCGCAGCAATTTGAACTGACTCTTTTTGCCCTCGGAATACGCGCAAAAGATTACTTTTTCACACTGGATGTGATTGAGAAGGAAGATTCCCGTTTCAGTTTCGATCAGGAAATGGTGACATTTTTGAAAGACGGCAACGCCTCATACAGAGGAAAAACTGCAAACTGGGGCGGACTGGGATTGGATGCAAGTTACTATCACGAAGTTGCTCTGGGTGTATCGAAAAAAATAAACGACAAATGGACGGTTGGTATCAAAGGAAAAATGCTGTTTGGTATAGCCAACATGCACATGGAAGATTCCGACATGTCCGTATTCACCTCTGCTTCCGGTAACGAGATTGTTTTAAATTCGGAACACCGTCTTCGTGTTTCCATGCCAATTAATCAAATCGGTTTGGATGCGGACGGATATGTGAATGACATTGACATTGATGGTGATGATTACGATGCAGATTTCTTCGCAAATACCGATAACAAAGGTTTTGCGGTTGATTTGGGTATGACTTACCAAATGGATGAAAAAACCCGCTTATATGCAAGTATATTGGACATTGGATCGATTAACTGGAAAACGGATGGTCATGAATTCTCTCAGAAAGGTTCGTTTACCTGGACAGGAGCCGACTGGTCGCAATCGGGAAATTCCAATGATCCAAACTATCGCGAAATTGAAGATGTGTTTGAAGACCTTACTGATTCTATTGCTGATGAATTTCGCGTGTCAAACGGAATAGATTCTTACAGAGTAGGACTTCCTGCCAAAATTTATTTAGGCGGAACACACGACCTTAACAAAAGAGTGAATGTAGGTGCATTAAGCAGAACCGAAATTTTTAACGGCAAAATACAATCGTCATTAACACTCTCAGCCAACGCACGTTTTTTCAGAAATCTAAGTACCACTTTAAGTTATTCGGTGGTAAACAACTCGTACAATAACATTGGATTTGGATTGGCAACAAAGTTAGGCCCAACACAGTTTTATGTGGTGAGCGACAATGTAATGGCGGCCCTTAAACCAAATACTGCTCACTTGGCAAATATTCGTTTCGGAATCAACTTTTTGTTTGGATGTAAAGACAAAACAAAGAACAAAAACTCATGCTCTTTCGAGGATGAAATTAAAAACAAAAAGAAGCCATTGTACAAATAA
- a CDS encoding DUF4834 family protein, translating to MAFIKFIIIAVGIYYILKWILKAIFPFLVKKTFDKMQEQAKQQQQQTKKEGEVTIDKPSGKTGDPHKKDVGDYVDFEEVDD from the coding sequence ATGGCATTTATAAAATTTATAATCATAGCTGTTGGGATCTACTACATATTAAAGTGGATTTTGAAAGCAATATTCCCGTTTTTGGTGAAGAAAACCTTCGATAAAATGCAGGAACAAGCCAAACAGCAGCAGCAGCAAACAAAAAAAGAAGGTGAAGTAACCATTGACAAACCATCGGGTAAAACAGGCGATCCACACAAAAAAGATGTGGGCGACTATGTTGATTTCGAAGAAGTGGATGATTAA
- a CDS encoding glycine--tRNA ligase → MAQEDVFKKLVAHCKEYGFVFQSSEIYDGLSAVYDYAQLGVELKNNIKKYWWDSMVKLHENVVGIDSAIFMHPTIWKASGHVDAFNDPLIDNKDSKKRYRADVLIEDLLAKLEGKMDKEVEKAQKKFGESFDEAQFRATNPRVLANKEKMDAVHARFVEALDKNDLDELKQIIVDNEIVCPISGSKNWTDVRQFNLMFSTDMGSTADGSSKIYLRPETAQGIFVNYLNVQKTGRMKIPFGIAQIGKAFRNEIVARQFIFRMREFEQMELQFFVRPGEEMKWFDAWKETRMSWHKALGFGEEKYRFHDHDKLAHYANAATDVEFKFPFGFKEVEGIHSRTDFDLSQHQEYSGKKIQYFDPELNKSYVPYVVETSIGVDRMFLQIMSEAYQEEKIEKEDGKVDERVVLKLPLALAPVKLCVMPLVKKDGLPEKAREIINDLKFDFNCQYDEKDSIGKRYRRQDAIGTPFCVTVDHQSLEDNTVTIRHRDSMEQERVEISKLYDIIEDHVSMKKLFKQLK, encoded by the coding sequence ATGGCTCAGGAAGATGTTTTCAAAAAACTGGTAGCTCATTGTAAAGAATACGGATTCGTGTTTCAATCATCGGAAATTTATGATGGATTGAGTGCTGTATATGACTATGCGCAGCTGGGAGTTGAATTGAAAAACAATATTAAAAAATACTGGTGGGATTCAATGGTGAAACTGCACGAAAATGTAGTGGGTATCGATTCGGCTATTTTTATGCATCCTACTATTTGGAAAGCTTCGGGCCACGTTGATGCTTTTAACGATCCGTTGATTGACAATAAAGATTCGAAGAAACGATACCGGGCTGATGTTTTAATTGAGGATTTGCTGGCCAAATTAGAAGGCAAAATGGACAAGGAAGTAGAGAAAGCACAGAAGAAATTTGGTGAAAGTTTCGACGAGGCTCAATTTCGTGCAACCAACCCCCGTGTATTGGCAAACAAAGAAAAGATGGATGCTGTACATGCCCGTTTTGTTGAGGCTCTGGATAAGAATGACCTGGACGAATTGAAGCAGATTATTGTTGACAATGAAATTGTTTGTCCAATTTCAGGATCTAAAAACTGGACTGATGTTCGTCAGTTCAACCTGATGTTTTCGACTGATATGGGTTCTACTGCCGACGGAAGCAGTAAAATTTATCTTCGCCCGGAAACGGCACAGGGTATTTTCGTGAACTACCTGAATGTTCAGAAAACGGGTCGTATGAAGATTCCTTTCGGAATTGCTCAGATTGGTAAAGCATTTCGTAACGAGATTGTGGCACGTCAGTTTATTTTCCGTATGCGTGAATTCGAACAAATGGAGCTTCAGTTCTTTGTTCGTCCAGGTGAGGAAATGAAATGGTTCGATGCCTGGAAAGAAACCCGTATGAGCTGGCACAAAGCGCTTGGTTTTGGTGAAGAAAAATACCGTTTTCACGATCACGATAAATTGGCTCATTACGCCAATGCAGCTACCGATGTTGAATTTAAATTTCCATTCGGATTTAAAGAGGTGGAAGGAATTCATTCCCGTACCGATTTTGATTTGAGTCAGCATCAGGAATATTCAGGTAAGAAAATTCAGTATTTCGATCCTGAATTGAACAAAAGCTACGTTCCTTACGTAGTTGAAACTTCGATTGGAGTTGACCGTATGTTTCTTCAAATCATGTCGGAAGCCTATCAGGAAGAGAAAATTGAGAAAGAAGATGGGAAAGTTGACGAACGCGTGGTACTTAAATTGCCTCTTGCTTTGGCTCCGGTTAAACTTTGCGTGATGCCATTGGTGAAAAAAGACGGTCTTCCGGAAAAAGCCCGTGAAATTATCAACGACCTGAAATTTGATTTCAACTGTCAGTACGACGAAAAAGACTCAATCGGTAAGCGTTACCGTCGTCAGGATGCCATTGGTACTCCTTTTTGTGTAACTGTTGATCATCAGTCATTGGAGGACAATACGGTAACTATCCGTCACCGCGACAGCATGGAACAGGAACGTGTTGAAATCTCAAAATTGTATGATATTATTGAAGATCATGTAAGCATGAAAAAATTATTCAAGCAATTGAAATAA